The genome window CAGTTTGATTTGCTAAACGGTTTATCATCCTGCGTTGTTGAGTTTTTTATAGGacacattatttttttaggcTTACACATATGTAAAGTATTTCTTgtaaaacaattttttaaatatccGCCTGGGCAATAATGGCCTTTTGGGCATTTaacacatttatatttatgaatatcCCAATAATATCCTTCCGTACATATGCATTTTGATTTAGATTCtgtttttgtatataatgTAACACTATTTTCTGGGCATGcttgtttttttgtattactTAATGTGCctttataataattcttAGGTATTTCTAAACAACCAAATTCATTCCCTTCTAGCCTATCAAATTCAAATCCCTTTTTAcataaacaatttaaatCTGATATATTTAGTTCATTTGGGGGTATTGTTAAACTTCTATCGCTACATGGAACTTTctcattttcataatttgcATTCTTTGCGTTACCTTTCTTACCCCCAGGGCAATAATGGTTATCTGGACATAATAAACATGAATCTCGAGTATGTAAATAGTATCCTTTTTCACATTTATTAcaattaaatatagaaGTTGATTTTTCTGTATCCGTGTATACGTGAGCAGAACACTGTGTACATTTTACATCTGAAATGATGGTTTTATAAAACCCTACTTTACACGGTACACAAACTTGAGAGCTTTGTAATTCATGTGTAAAATCTTTGTAATCATTGAAAATTGGATTTTCAATAAagttataattaattaaacCTGAAGAATCAAAGGGTTCATAACCTTTTTCACATTCACAACTTTTTATAGAATCATTTTGTTGTGTTGTGTTTGTAGTATTTTTCggacattttattttatctacTTTATACCCACCAGGACAAAAGTACCCTATATCACATTGTTCACAAAAGTTTATGGAATCTTTagaaacaaaataaaaccCTTTATTGCATTTACATTTACTTTCATCTTCTCCCTTACTCCCTTCAATTGTACTATATGAATTAGGATAACAATGAAAAATACACGGCGTATTAGAAAGTTCAGGTTTCCATGTCCCCTTTTCACATAAAATGCACTcatcattatcatttaattcATATCCTGGTAAACACAAACATTgggatataaaaatagatcCTTCATATTTAGTAGTAGAATTTTCATGACATGATGTGCATTCGTATAtcgttttatttttaatatattcgttaatattattatatgatcCTAACGGACAAGGAACACATATTCCATTAAGCACTCTCATACCATCAGCGCAAATTACTGTAaattctatatttatttttaattcaacAAAAAACCCACGTAGTTCAACAGTTAAATTGACAGGATCTGCAACAAATTctgataattttatttgaacACTCCCATCATATTTATCTATTGTAACATATTgtgatttatttatattattaacaatTATTTGAAAGTTATGAGggatattcattttttgtattttatctgatattatttttagtaCATATATTTGCCCATTATCTTGTATAGCAGATGGATggttatattttaattcaaGAAAGctcaaaatatttcttataGGTATATATACGAATTGTATATTTCTTTCGTAGTATCTTATaattaaaagtatatttcTGTTAATTAGATCTTTATAGTCGTAAAATTTATACACATTTTTGATTTTACCAATATCGATATgtgtattatttattttaccgatatatgaaaaattattattttttttttttttatcataatgCATCAGATTTAATTCATTAGATTCATCCTATATTAAGAAAATAGTATGGaaagaacaaaatatataaacacgtatgtatatatatatattaatttactTATGTATCCatacttttataaaattagaCAGCGATTAACACACGTGTAATAATGTAAatgaaatttttataacaataCATATACACATCATTTTATCTCATTTTTACTATGTCCATTTTCCTTACCTcgtttataaatataacataaGAATCATAATAGGGATATGCTACTATATTCTGAGGTTTATACAAGTAAGTGTCTAATTGATTAAGCATAGAATCGTATAATTTATTCTCTTCAATATGGGTAATACTTTCCCCTTGAAAGGTATCTATaagaattattttgttatacattttaatatattctatAGCTAATACGGTATTGTTTAATTGgtcaattaaaaaacaatctagcgattcatttttaaaaattccACATGAAATAtcagatataaaaaatgactGGTGTTCCAAAATGTCTAAAGAGAAAGATATATCTCGAAAGTATAATacttcattttttacatcattaatattatgcGTATAAAGGATAGAAAAGtctaaatttattattaagaATTTATCATAAGGATGTGAcgttaataaaaaaatatttttgagaagtttattttcatcatatatTGGTTTCATCATAATAGGGTCTGAGCAGttttcacattttataaaatcagCATAATCTAAATAAtaagataataaaatatctatatatggATCATCTAAATTGTTATTGttaataactttttttttattatcaactTTTTCTGGGGTTATAtcatacaaatataatgatttatttggtttttttaaaacatataattttatgctgtcttttgtaatatataatattgaacTAGAAGGATtagatattttaaaatatttaaaaaagatTGGCGTCATATTTTTGTCATGATTATAagttaaaattatttcattttcatttgtataacataatgatgatatatataaataaatgatatcatatttattaaaattttctaGCAATTcaggaaaaaatatgaaaaattcGGATTCCTTATtcattgtatatatttgaatatcATCGGGTTCTATATTGAAACATTTTAAATGGtttatatcataattactatgtaaaatatatggtTTTATAATTGCATATCCAATTAAGTTGTATTTATCGtctttattatcattatattttgaacaTATTTCCAATATCACGTCATATTCGTCACACTgtatatttgatatatgtataacctctaaaattaaatttctATCGTTATCACTATTTATTTCAGAAACATTATTAGAATAAGCTACATTTTCACCTGAACATTGAATcctttctttctttttgaaaaatatatcttttaatggttcatttaaattatatttctgCAAAACAACTGAATGCtctatatttaatttggACACATTTAAGTcgatatatatgtaattcATTTTGTCTAAATTATACCCTGAAAAATAAAGagaaaaatgttatatttttttctattatatttatatacatactaAAATGTGCATATCTATGTATATTAGGGGTAAAACTTGTATAATTCAcgaaatagtaaaaaaaaaggcaCTACGAAATGAGTGCTAACCGATAACTAAAATTGGAGAAAGTAAAGCGGAGTAGTCAACTCGACCATCATTGGATGTGtaacataataaataatctCCAggtttttgaaaaattatatcatctttaaaaattatagaatCCGTTTCATGTATAAACATATCATAAAAATGCATTTTGTTTTCACTTTTATAGAAATGTTCATGCATTTCATTAAAAGGTATATtcttaatattattacatgTATAACCttctacatttttaattataaaagcACTTTTAATAGGAAATGGAGTTACATATTCTTGCAAATTAATAGAATATTTTTCCCCtgttttaaatttttttgtattattccCCTCATTTGTCGGTTTTTTAATAACTCGAATAGTTAACACTTCTGAATAATGCTTATTACTGCTAGAGCACTTATTATAAGagtaatacaaataatcaATTATACAAGAACAGACATTAAATAAACCTTCAGCATCATTCGACactttaatattttgaaattgAGAACCTATTACATGCcctttatataatatgggTATaccaaatttattttccaatttttgaaatataaaatgaggactttttattttcacttTATTTAAACAATTATCTCCTGTAATAATTATAGATGTTCTCAAAAGAAatgattcattttttatttttagatttaatttttctccTGATTGGATTACAATATGATTATTatctattaaaaaaaaaagagatgtatatttttattgaagATGTCATATAAAGAGTGTTAgacataataaataattttaaatttctAACTCTTTATCCTATATTCAGGTTTATTATCACTTAAAcattttgaataattttcattttgttcattcaatgcaaaattattattcacaTCAAACTCAATAGGAGCATCACATATATTTCCTGAAAGTGTAAATCTATTACAGTTTCCGACATTTTTGGGTTTCCCATCGCTATAACATGTAGATAGATctagaaataaatataatgtgGATAAAGGGAAGTCattaaatgaaatttttaattgtaataaagacaaaataaaacgaatgaacaaataaatgtgtaaatttgaaaaaatacaataaaatgatatatattaaagttggtatatattttttttatgttacatttttccttttctttTGAATAAATGCTATTTATAAGGCTAAAAGGGTTTTTAGATTCTAGCTCCAAAATATTTCCAAAATTAACATAAGCAAAACTAATCCCtctttcatttattaatttggttgtttttttgaataaatttttaacgTTGTTTTTGTACTTCAAATTAGTTGATTTTACTGAGCCATTTTTTTGGATATTTGAATTTCTATAtcctataaaaaaaatacgcATATATGTTtcgtaaaaaataatcagaatatatgaatatgtaTATCTTCTACGTCTTTTTatcacatttattttatataattaattatcACCATTGGGGTGTTGGTTTTTCTTCGAAAATTCTGATACAGTGCGCTAAAAGTGGAAATACacaaaattatgaataaatatatcgagatattattattttatttttttaagtataGACAATGTCAATATAGTAGCTGTGTTATGTTTAACCTGTTCAAGAAATAAACAGCAAACCAGAATAGACagcagaaaaaaaaaattattcgGATTCACCATTTTGtagatataatattaaaaataattttaaaaattatgctCCATCCctccaaaaaataaaaataaagtaaacaagcaaataaaatataaaacaatttataacatttattttaaatagtATTGATGTAATACTAAAGGGAAATATtcttactttttttttttacactttttagaaatattttgttttgcATGCAACCAAGTAATATTTTGGAAATTCATAAATTAAGATTGATCAATTTAAGggaaaacatttttattttattgagaaaataatttatttgtaagCTGACAATAtaagaacaaaaaaataccaAATTAGAACACACAAGGGaagaaagaaaatttatttcaccACGAAATTGAgttatatgttttaatttatgcatataagATTATGAtcacatgcatatataggcatttgtattttatatactaaTGTTTAACGTACTAATTATAGTAGTTTCGAAgcaaatatacatatattgtCTTTTTaccaatatatatatatatttatttaccGCCGTAACATTTATTAATgttttgataataatacaccttttaacaaaatattttaatttaccgtttcaaatatatcaagtttattttaaacgttttttttttcgttgatgaattataatttgtaaTTGCAATAAC of Plasmodium berghei ANKA genome assembly, chromosome: 6 contains these proteins:
- a CDS encoding cysteine repeat modular protein 2, producing the protein MVNPNNFFFLLSILVCCLFLEQRTVSEFSKKNQHPNGYRNSNIQKNGSVKSTNLKYKNNVKNLFKKTTKLINERGISFAYVNFGNILELESKNPFSLINSIYSKEKEKYLSTCYSDGKPKNVGNCNRFTLSGNICDAPIEFDVNNNFALNEQNENYSKCLSDNKPEYRIKNNNHIVIQSGEKLNLKIKNESFLLRTSIIITGDNCLNKVKIKSPHFIFQKLENKFGIPILYKGHVIGSQFQNIKVSNDAEGLFNVCSCIIDYLYYSYNKCSSSNKHYSEVLTIRVIKKPTNEGNNTKKFKTGEKYSINLQEYVTPFPIKSAFIIKNVEGYTCNNIKNIPFNEMHEHFYKSENKMHFYDMFIHETDSIIFKDDIIFQKPGDYLLCYTSNDGRVDYSALLSPILVIGYNLDKMNYIYIDLNVSKLNIEHSVVLQKYNLNEPLKDIFFKKKERIQCSGENVAYSNNVSEINSDNDRNLILEVIHISNIQCDEYDVILEICSKYNDNKDDKYNLIGYAIIKPYILHSNYDINHLKCFNIEPDDIQIYTMNKESEFFIFFPELLENFNKYDIIYLYISSLCYTNENEIILTYNHDKNMTPIFFKYFKISNPSSSILYITKDSIKLYVLKKPNKSLYLYDITPEKVDNKKKVINNNNLDDPYIDILLSYYLDYADFIKCENCSDPIMMKPIYDENKLLKNIFLLTSHPYDKFLIINLDFSILYTHNINDVKNEVLYFRDISFSLDILEHQSFFISDISCGIFKNESLDCFLIDQLNNTVLAIEYIKMYNKIILIDTFQGESITHIEENKLYDSMLNQLDTYLYKPQNIVAYPYYDSYVIFINEDESNELNLMHYDKKKKNNNFSYIGKINNTHIDIGKIKNVYKFYDYKDLINRNILLIIRYYERNIQFVYIPIRNILSFLELKYNHPSAIQDNGQIYVLKIISDKIQKMNIPHNFQIIVNNINKSQYVTIDKYDGSVQIKLSEFVADPVNLTVELRGFFVELKINIEFTVICADGMRVLNGICVPCPLGSYNNINEYIKNKTIYECTSCHENSTTKYEGSIFISQCLCLPGYELNDNDECILCEKGTWKPELSNTPCIFHCYPNSYSTIEGSKGEDESKCKCNKGFYFVSKDSINFCEQCDIGYFCPGGYKVDKIKCPKNTTNTTQQNDSIKSCECEKGYEPFDSSGLINYNFIENPIFNDYKDFTHELQSSQVCVPCKVGFYKTIISDVKCTQCSAHVYTDTEKSTSIFNCNKCEKGYYLHTRDSCLLCPDNHYCPGGKKGNAKNANYENEKVPCSDRSLTIPPNELNISDLNCLCKKGFEFDRLEGNEFGCLEIPKNYYKGTLSNTKKQACPENSVTLYTKTESKSKCICTEGYYWDIHKYKCVKCPKGHYCPGGYLKNCFTRNTLHMCKPKKIMCPIKNSTTQDDKPFSKSNCMCDKGYTINKEALGECVMCPVNTYKDVISNVECTMCLAPYTTDGQIGSTKEEDCTCSGGYYFFNHCLPCTDKDTYCMGGKMIVNKKRKTVHYAPSKCLPNTVVSFETERPYDSSFCVCKKGYKHVYSAKNSTKICAPCESGFFKTIIGDFTCESKCKPNSTSFYGSTHETHCFCLENYYFKNGVCINCPDGAHCRGGFEEETLLNMKKNENYLDHSKIKHVMPVPRENYALYRLKANIHNYDWFIVECPIKDACLYNGKCYESMTNFLCGECKKGYTNNFSKLNLCIKCSGIIANILYILFVNMFALLFIVIMAYLNVFTGTNRKSVHSIVIKIGINYFSCMKLFYIIGTSEMYFPINLSSHVNYMTKYIKRLLKVKKNYGIYCILTSFNISHANAYFYGMLYYAFKPILLAMILTILMYIVVEMYKYKVRDKTNIKLRVIDEIKVLGNNKLYDEIMQELISERGLVLFRYISIPGDSRFKRIKIFFEDMIPIHVTLLFFMHTEITYYMLTLLNCKAIYYNDKFIEQYMSFAPSVKCDLSKDYAKFFILGISGLVVWGIGIPLMSYLVLYKNRRKLHNENVLLKYGFLNNGFNFQFWYWETIVFLRKNMILLISTVSLLKTTRVLGTTMWLFTCVSSFFLILQIILQPFDSRNYHILNRLETFSMVAWTISLIILAFLTVSSASSTVNFYVLLSLLFFNCIFMANILIVLCNSYMENLRHIKKNIKIPFLSKFFEKMSKIAEEKCYKEPIVSLNLHDNSIEFTKKYKKHHLFGKRILTNEEKNYFLNVLSNFIYFGILNLNFTIFHSYFMEFVLRLSIIDNELLQKKTKSGLLKLIAKESQSIDEWIKLKECELKKRTFFERHKKILNLFTNNSFIIQNNIKNIIYKGDKHTIISDYEVLINVLKYDKDFITDFNFLYDEDAVKSGLILSDLQLSFTKIKMKDKELVMQLFSIFIAKKNIVHFERDIHLKNKIEQLKILYETLVKPNEKKKLTFRKNVEDAVKGDKFDYKLIENELIPLNNRINTLIDNYQKLKNDTYGEVECNPNDNLILNDNDSEDFDTNLTKFNFQEVPNDVESEENVINEDAEDNVEEKQNNDKSQDSI